The following nucleotide sequence is from Peribacillus sp. ACCC06369.
CAAAGCATATTTCGATTCGGTAAAGCAAAATGAAGAAGAGCCCGATTTTTTATAATCGGGCTCTTCTTTCATTAACTGATGATCCGTTCAATCTGCCATCCCTTTTCCATTCGCAAATCAATGATCCCAGTATTGGTTTTCAATAAAACTTTAAGGGGATCGTATGGATGGATCATAATGACTCTTTATTTGCTTGCATTTCTTCAAAAAGGTAATAAATATGAGGAATCTTTGCCGCTTCTGCAATGACAGGTGCAACTTCCGCTTTAATCACTTCAACCATTTCAAGCTGTATCTTTCCTGCTTTACGTATATCTTGAAAGATGTTTTTAATTTGAAGCGAAGCTTCGTTGAGTCTTTCATGAATTGTCACTTTAGGTTGTTCTTGATTTTCTGACCATGCAGCTTCCCATTTCTTCAATGCTCTCACATATTTCTCTAATTTTTACCTATAATACCATATCCTTCATGACCCTGTATCATAATTAAAGCAATTTTCAGTACTTACGAACGGCCACTAAGTTCATTGCCTAGCTGTTTTAATTTTTCACCGACTGTACATTCTGATATACAGAACTGATGGGCATAAGAACGCCCCTTCTCTTTTCGAAAATGCTTTCGTAAAAAACAATCTTGGCAAAACGAAGCGAGAACATCTTCCACTTCTTCATATATTTTTTTCCTGTTCATTGTTGTTATGGCTCCTTTGACCCAGCAACTTCTATTTTGCTGAAAATGGCTTTTCCCTGAAGAGCAAGTGTTGCCAGGCGATCGGCTTCCTGGTTTTCCTTTCGTGAAATTGGCTTGTAGACCGGAATGATCTTTAACTTATCCAGTTTCGCTTCAATGCGGTCCAGCCATTTATTCAAGTTTTCTTCCATACAGGGCCATTCACCGGAAAGTTGATTTAAGACAACTAGAGAATCCCCTTTAAATACACAGCTTTGGTGATGGATTCCAAGTTCGTCCATCTGCCTTACCGCTTCATGAAATGCTGCATATTCCGCTTCATTATTGGATTCGAATTGCTCCAATTTTACATTAGTGCGTAAACGCCAGAACTTCTTACCTTGACGATAATAAATGGCAACACCGATTCCTGCCATCTTTTCATCTTTTTGAAAACCGCCATCAAAAAAAACCGTTACATCCTGCGGCTCTTCTTCAACTTCAGTAAGGAGTTTCTTTAGCTCCTTCTTTGTCCATACTGTATCAAATTCATCCTTGAATTCCACTTCTTTCAGCCTTCCCGCCTTTTCAAGGTCTTCTGTAATGACTAGTGCAGTCCCGGCATCAAGCCAATCCGAAACGAAATCGGCAGATGGTTTTTTTGAAGCATGATATGTCCATTGCATAATTACCTTCAAAGATTTCCAGCTCCTTATCAATTCACTATTCATGCAGAACGCTTACAATTTTCATACCTTTTTCTCGTCCCACCATTTATAATATAATGTAAGCAATTGAATCACTCTTTTCATTATAGTTCCCTTATCAGCCTGAAATTCTCATGTTTCAATCTTAATTTTATATGAAACAGTTTTTAATCATAGCATATTAACAGCTTAATCTCGAGGAGGAGCACATCTTGATCGAAGTGTATATTGATGGTGCCAGTGCGGGCAATCCAGGGCCGAGCGGGGCAGGTGTTTTCATAAATAATAATGGTGTGGTCGAGCGGCACTCCATTCCGCTTGGAAATATGGAAAACCATGAAGCGGAGTACCATGCTTTAATCAAAGCGTTGGAAATTTGTGTAGCCAATAATTATCAAATCGTTTCTTTTCGGACTGACTCCCAAGCCATCAACCAGGCCATTGAAAAAAGATTTGCAAAAAATAAATACGCCATATTGCTGGAACGAGCGCTTAAACTTTCCGCCGAGCTTGAATTATTTTTCATGAAATGGATTCCAAGTCTCGAAAACAAGTCAGCGGATGTATTGGCGAGACGTGCCATTCGATTGAATAAGGCTGAGGAAATTCATGAACAAGACAGCTGATTTTTCATTATTATTCGTTGTATTCATCTGGGGTGTCACTTTTGTCATGGTTCAAAATGCCCTATCGTTTCTTGACCCCTTCACGTTTAATGCCGTCCGTTTTTTCATGGCCTTGTTTTTCTTACTCATCCCTTATATATCGACTTTACGCAAAAGAGGGAAAACATGGAATAAAGGCCTTTTTAGAGCGGGGTTTCATATTGGGGTTTGGCTTTTTCTTGGGTATGGTCTTCAAACGATTGGATTGAATCATACAACTCCTGCGAAGACGGGCTTCATAACAGGCCTAAGTGTCGTCATGGTACCTGTTTTTTCTCTGTTACTTTTGAAACACAGGCTATCCCGCAATACGGTCATAGGTGTGGCAGCTGCAACCGTGGGGCTTTATTTAATGACTTTCGCGGACCGCTCCAATTTGAATATCGGTGATTTACTCGTATTTTTATGCGCAATAAGTTTCGCCATGCAGATCATTACGACCGCCAGATATGCCAAAACCCATCCCGCTTTACCGTTGACGCTGATTCAGGTTTCCACCGTATCTTTATTATCCTTTGTTTCAGCCTTCATTTTCAAAGAGAATCATTCTGTCATCTTCAGCTCAGAGGTCATGTTACAGAAAGATGTATGGACTGCTTTATTGGTTACGGCAGCACTTGCCACGGCGTTCGCCTTTTTCGCCCAAACCTTCTTCCAAGCCTATACGACACCTACAAGAGTCGCGTTGATCTTTTCAATGGAACCGGTTTTTGCTGCGTTATCCTCATACATATTGATAGGGGAAAAATTGACTTCCGCTTCCATCATCGGCTGTGTCTTCATTTTCATGGGGATGATACTTGCTGAGCTACCTGCGAAGAAAAAGAAACCGGTCACACAGGAGTTTTCCTGAAAAGCCAAATAAAATAAATCGGACTTCAAAGTTAAGAAGTCCGATTTATTTAAGCAGGCCCTGTTCTTTAGCAAATGATACCGCTGCACTACGCGTTTCAATGCCATTTTGTTTTAAGTTTTCCAAAAAGGAAATATAGAAGCTACCATCAAAATTCTTTTGAACCTTCAAAGTCAATTCTATTGCTGCATTGACTAATATATCACTTGCGTCAGTGTAGCGCTTACCAAAATAAATAAAACCTATAGCGTCATTACCAAAAGTGAATCCCTTACCCTCTAAAAAATTAACATACTCTTCAGTTGATTTCGCCACTTCTGCATCCACTCCATACTTCATGCCTTATTTTCATCTTACCGTAAATCAAGGATTTTGACTATCCATTTTTCGACAAAAAATTCACCCTACAAATTAAAGGAGCTCCCATTGGGGAGCTCCGAAAAGTTTCATTATTAAATCATTTTCAGTAAAGCCCTGAATTCATGATCCCTAGCCAGATTTTTGACCTTCTCGCGATCATACCGATAAACAGCATCATCCAAAGAACATGAAATTGGTACATCACATTTTATTTCTGCTAGTTGTCTGGATAAATGGAGCATATCGACGGCTGATTCAATCTTAGCCCGTTGTCCGTTGGTCAATGAAGCAACATTTTCAAGAATCCCTTCGATACTTTGATACTGAATCAATAATTTCAATGCAGTCTTCTCACCTATCCCCTTAACTCCGGGATAGTTATCAGCTGTATCGCCCATTAAAGCTTTTAAATCAATCATTTGTCTTGGAGTGATCCCTTTCCATTCAAAAAAGCTATCGGGATTATGCACTTCATAGTTCCCATATCCTTTTTTTAACAAAAGAACGGAAATGTTTTCTTCAATTAACTGGAGCATATCTTGATCGCCTGTCAATATACCCACTCGGCTATGTTGTGCAGATGCCTTCGCAATTGTCCCGATACAGTCATCCGCTTCATATCCTGAGAGCCCTATGTTAGGAATATCAAACGCTTCAACCGCTTTTTTCGCTAGGTCGAATTGAGGGATCATTTCGACTGGAGCTTCTGAACGATTAGCCTTGTATCCATCAAATAATTCATTTCTGAAAGTCTTGCTGCCCATATCCCAGCACACCGCTACATGACTAGGTGAAAAATGATTCACTGCCGTCAGCATATGCTTCAAAAAACCTTGAACGGCATTAGTTGGAATGCCTTTTGAGTTTATCATGAATTGACCAGTAACGGCCGTTGCATAAAAAGCTCTAAATAATAACGCCATCCCGTCAACAAGCATAAATGATGGATGTAGCTCATTTTCTTTCATTAACACATTATCACCTCTATCATGATGTACATCCATTTTAACATACCTGTCCTCTTTTTTAAGGATCGTTTAATTGGAAAAAATATTATTCAATCGGATTTTCATCATAAGAGATCCAGTCACTGAAACTGCCAATATATATCTTTACATCTTTATAGCCCGCTTCTTTCAGGGCGATATAATTGGGAGAAGCCGTTACACCTGAACCACAGTACACAATGATTTCCTTATCCAAGTCGATACTTGAGAAATGCGCCTGAAGATCTTCCTTTTTTTTATAATAGCCATTTTCCAGGACGTTCGACCACACCATATTTACTGCACCAGGTATATGGCCGGCTTTTTTATCAATCGGTTCCTCGATTCCCTCGTACCGTTTAGATTCCCTTGAATCCATTAATACGACATGGTCAGCCCTATTCATAGTATAATCCTTCACTTTTTGAAAAGATGCAAAAACGGTTTGATTTAAATCGATATGATATTTTGTTTGAATATAATTCGTTTGATTCGAGTCAATCGGATAGCCCGCATCCTTCCAGGCGCGATATCCCCCGTTAAGAACATAGACTTTCTGATGCCCAAGATAGCTCAGCAACCAGACAAACCTTGAAGCAAAAGAACCTTCTCCCCCATCATAAGCAACAAGTACCGTATCATTGGTAATGCCATTTGATTCCAGTTTGTCTTTAAACATTTCCAGGTCAGGAAGAGGATGTCTTCCGCCATGTTCTTGAACCTGCCCCGATAAGTCCTTTTCAAGATCGAAATAAACAGCACCGGAAATATGGTCTTTTTGGTATTCATTAAACCCTGCATCAGGAGAGCCTAGACGAAAGCGACAGTCACAGATCTTGATATCACTAGAATCCAACAACGGCAACAGCTCTTCTTTTTCCATTATATAACCCATTTGCATAACCCCCTATTTCAAAATGGTCCAAATTAATTGATTAAGCTCCGTTTCCATGTTCTTCCCGGGAGGAAGCTTAGTTATTTCATTCTTTAAAAAAAGTGATTTCCCTTTTAATAACGAAAGATTCTTTTCGCTATCATTGATGGTCATACATTCATCCTTTTGTTTTGCCTTAAATATTCGGGTCATCCTGGTTTTCATTTCTTGATCGATTGAAACCACATCAAGCAGTTCCCATACTGATAAAGGCGGCAGTGAACCCTGTTGGATAATATATACCAGGATTAAATATGAACGGTAAACTTGTACCCATGTTTTTAGTTCTTTTCTTTCGGATTCCATTGGTTTTGCCAATTGTTGAAGATTGTCGGTCATCATCCGATAGTAATGGTGTCCTAGTGTCTTTTTGGAATAGCAATCCGTTATCAAATCATTCATCTTCCTAAGATAATCCGGATGTGTAACCAGCTTGATTGGTGACTGAAATAATTCAAATAGAGCAGGATTACTCTTTACCGTAAGACGGGATGATTTAAAAAGATCCCAGCCTTCCATATCATATAGACCTTGTTTCAAATGAATCACTTCAACGGGCTGACTCAAGCTGAGGTATGTTCGCTTATCATTATGAACATATATAAACCGAACATCGATATCCGAATGGACGGAAGATACACCAAAAGAATGGCTGCCTGTAACAGCAGCCATTAAAATGGTCATATTCTCATTCTTTTCTAGGTATTTCAATTTTGAAATAAGGTTTTCTTTCATGAATGAACCTCGTTTCTATTTCGAATGCATTTTTGCCAATTCCGCCACTGCATTTTCATAATACGGTAGATCGACCGTTTCCTCCAATGCTGCACGTAAACCCGCAAAGATATCCGATATTTCCCTCATAAACTCTTTTTGAATCGAGAGTAACTCTTGGTCGAGGACTTCATTATACATTTCGAAAATCCGCTCACCCTGTCCTTTTACATACATAATGGCAGGTTCATCCAAACGCTTCTGAAGCCCTTCGCTCATTTTCAATTTCTCGTTTTTTTCAAAGAAGGATTTGGGATTTTTAAATAACGCCAATTCCTTTTTGAATTCGTCAGTATCCAATTGGACAAAAGCTCCTGTGAACTCAAGCGACTCCCTCTCATTAGGTTCGTATGGCTGTAATGAAAGATTTTTTCTTACTTTTTGAATTTGCTGAAGCAAACTGCCTTGTTTCTCATTCAGCAATTTATTTACGAACATTTCCGTCCTTAAAGCCGTTGCCCGCATTTCCTGGGCAAGATCAAAGCCTAACGCATCCAATAAGTTCTTCATCGCTTGCTTGAGGACAATTTTCAGATCCCCTCCATCATCCTTTAAAACAGCAGGGTTGAACGATTCTTTGAAGAAATCATTAAACCGGAAAAAGACCCGTTGTTTACTATAGAAAGTCAGTTCATCGATTTCTTTTTTCAAACGTTGTTTTTCTGCATCCCCTTTAATGACCGAGAGAAGTTCCGAAATGGACTGAGCCTCATGTGAAAGGGACTCCAGGGCTTTTCGTTTCGTTTTTTCATCCTGCCTGGAAGCTGTAATTACATCCCGTAGCAATTCTTCCGTTCTTTTTACAGCCGCTTGAGCGGATTCAATTGCAAGTCCAGTTAAATCGTTTTCGATGAAAGAATCGAATTGGTCTTGGAATTCCGAAATACCGCTATTCGGAAGGAACGAATGCTTAAATGAACCAGGCATTTGTTTTTCCATTAAAGCTCCCTTACTCGTTAGCGGGAATAGTTTTGGAAAACGGATTCCGAATCCATTCAATTGATCTGTGACATATTCCTTCACTTCGTCCAATTCGTCAGTGGTTTGTGCAAGATCGACGGCATTGACAATGAAGAACATCTTATCCATGGCGAAAGAATCTTTCACACGTCCAAGTTGTATCAAGAACTCCCTATCTGCCCGTGAAAATGGGTGATTATAATAGGTCACAAAAAGGATGGCATCCGAATTCTTAATATATTCGAAAGCTGCTCCTGTATGTCGGGCAT
It contains:
- a CDS encoding zinc-finger domain-containing protein, with the translated sequence MNRKKIYEEVEDVLASFCQDCFLRKHFRKEKGRSYAHQFCISECTVGEKLKQLGNELSGRS
- a CDS encoding reverse transcriptase-like protein, with the translated sequence MKVIMQWTYHASKKPSADFVSDWLDAGTALVITEDLEKAGRLKEVEFKDEFDTVWTKKELKKLLTEVEEEPQDVTVFFDGGFQKDEKMAGIGVAIYYRQGKKFWRLRTNVKLEQFESNNEAEYAAFHEAVRQMDELGIHHQSCVFKGDSLVVLNQLSGEWPCMEENLNKWLDRIEAKLDKLKIIPVYKPISRKENQEADRLATLALQGKAIFSKIEVAGSKEP
- a CDS encoding reverse transcriptase-like protein; protein product: MIEVYIDGASAGNPGPSGAGVFINNNGVVERHSIPLGNMENHEAEYHALIKALEICVANNYQIVSFRTDSQAINQAIEKRFAKNKYAILLERALKLSAELELFFMKWIPSLENKSADVLARRAIRLNKAEEIHEQDS
- a CDS encoding DMT family transporter; its protein translation is MNKTADFSLLFVVFIWGVTFVMVQNALSFLDPFTFNAVRFFMALFFLLIPYISTLRKRGKTWNKGLFRAGFHIGVWLFLGYGLQTIGLNHTTPAKTGFITGLSVVMVPVFSLLLLKHRLSRNTVIGVAAATVGLYLMTFADRSNLNIGDLLVFLCAISFAMQIITTARYAKTHPALPLTLIQVSTVSLLSFVSAFIFKENHSVIFSSEVMLQKDVWTALLVTAALATAFAFFAQTFFQAYTTPTRVALIFSMEPVFAALSSYILIGEKLTSASIIGCVFIFMGMILAELPAKKKKPVTQEFS
- a CDS encoding DUF6123 family protein codes for the protein MKYGVDAEVAKSTEEYVNFLEGKGFTFGNDAIGFIYFGKRYTDASDILVNAAIELTLKVQKNFDGSFYISFLENLKQNGIETRSAAVSFAKEQGLLK
- a CDS encoding 5'-3' exonuclease H3TH domain-containing protein; translation: MKENELHPSFMLVDGMALLFRAFYATAVTGQFMINSKGIPTNAVQGFLKHMLTAVNHFSPSHVAVCWDMGSKTFRNELFDGYKANRSEAPVEMIPQFDLAKKAVEAFDIPNIGLSGYEADDCIGTIAKASAQHSRVGILTGDQDMLQLIEENISVLLLKKGYGNYEVHNPDSFFEWKGITPRQMIDLKALMGDTADNYPGVKGIGEKTALKLLIQYQSIEGILENVASLTNGQRAKIESAVDMLHLSRQLAEIKCDVPISCSLDDAVYRYDREKVKNLARDHEFRALLKMI
- a CDS encoding sulfurtransferase, producing the protein MGYIMEKEELLPLLDSSDIKICDCRFRLGSPDAGFNEYQKDHISGAVYFDLEKDLSGQVQEHGGRHPLPDLEMFKDKLESNGITNDTVLVAYDGGEGSFASRFVWLLSYLGHQKVYVLNGGYRAWKDAGYPIDSNQTNYIQTKYHIDLNQTVFASFQKVKDYTMNRADHVVLMDSRESKRYEGIEEPIDKKAGHIPGAVNMVWSNVLENGYYKKKEDLQAHFSSIDLDKEIIVYCGSGVTASPNYIALKEAGYKDVKIYIGSFSDWISYDENPIE
- a CDS encoding nucleotidyltransferase domain-containing protein, whose product is MKENLISKLKYLEKNENMTILMAAVTGSHSFGVSSVHSDIDVRFIYVHNDKRTYLSLSQPVEVIHLKQGLYDMEGWDLFKSSRLTVKSNPALFELFQSPIKLVTHPDYLRKMNDLITDCYSKKTLGHHYYRMMTDNLQQLAKPMESERKELKTWVQVYRSYLILVYIIQQGSLPPLSVWELLDVVSIDQEMKTRMTRIFKAKQKDECMTINDSEKNLSLLKGKSLFLKNEITKLPPGKNMETELNQLIWTILK